A window of the Caldalkalibacillus salinus genome harbors these coding sequences:
- a CDS encoding glycine C-acetyltransferase produces the protein MEGFEYLQKELDEMKDKGVFRPLTALESDQGSKVTINGKEVIQLSSNNYLGLTTHESLRQAALKAVEDFGAGTGSVRTIAGTFSMHEDFERRLAKFKHTEAALVFQSGFTANVGVLSSILTKEDVVISDELNHASIIDGIRLTKAGRRIYKHSDMQDLEQALQETQSYRKRLVVTDGVFSMDGDIAPLPEIVELCEKYDALVMVDDAHASGVLGANGRGTVDHFGLNGRVHIQVGTLSKAIGVLGGYIASTQTVRDYLIHKARPFLFSTSHPPAVTAACHAAIDVLEDEPELIDRLWENTRFFKEGLQSLGYETGKSETPITPVMIGDEAACMKFSDALFEEGVYAQGIAYPTVAKGNARIRTIVTARHTKEELEQALDAFEKVGRKLNILS, from the coding sequence ATGGAAGGTTTTGAGTATCTACAAAAAGAACTAGATGAGATGAAGGACAAAGGTGTTTTTCGTCCCCTTACAGCCCTAGAAAGTGATCAAGGCTCAAAGGTGACCATCAACGGCAAAGAAGTGATCCAACTATCTTCTAACAATTACTTAGGTCTGACGACACACGAGTCCTTGCGCCAAGCAGCCTTAAAAGCAGTGGAAGACTTTGGGGCTGGGACAGGTTCAGTTAGAACGATTGCTGGGACATTTTCAATGCATGAAGATTTTGAGAGAAGACTAGCAAAGTTTAAACATACAGAGGCTGCACTTGTTTTTCAATCTGGTTTTACAGCTAATGTTGGTGTGCTATCTTCAATATTGACAAAAGAAGATGTGGTCATTAGCGACGAGCTCAATCATGCCTCAATCATTGACGGTATTCGTTTAACAAAAGCAGGACGTCGTATATACAAGCATAGTGATATGCAAGATCTTGAACAAGCGTTGCAAGAAACCCAGTCCTACAGAAAAAGATTGGTCGTAACCGACGGCGTATTTAGTATGGATGGTGATATTGCTCCTCTACCTGAAATCGTAGAACTCTGCGAGAAATACGATGCACTTGTGATGGTTGACGATGCCCATGCGAGTGGTGTGCTCGGTGCGAATGGGAGAGGGACAGTTGATCACTTTGGACTTAACGGTCGTGTCCACATTCAGGTGGGGACTTTAAGTAAAGCGATTGGCGTGCTCGGCGGTTATATTGCCAGTACCCAGACCGTTAGAGATTATCTTATTCACAAAGCGAGACCTTTCTTATTCAGTACGTCTCATCCTCCAGCTGTAACGGCAGCTTGTCATGCAGCGATTGACGTGCTTGAAGATGAGCCAGAGCTCATAGATCGTTTGTGGGAAAACACGAGATTCTTTAAAGAAGGTTTACAATCACTTGGGTATGAGACAGGGAAGAGCGAAACGCCTATCACACCTGTTATGATTGGTGATGAAGCGGCCTGTATGAAGTTCTCAGATGCGTTATTTGAGGAAGGTGTATATGCCCAAGGGATCGCATACCCTACTGTAGCTAAAGGGAATGCCCGTATCCGCACCATCGTTACCGCACGCCATACAAAGGAAGAGCTAGAGCAAGCGTTAGACGCATTTGAAAAAGTGGGTCGAAAGTTAAATATACTTTCTTAA
- a CDS encoding cytochrome c oxidase subunit 3, which produces MSANHDVQTLPPDPERATLEGKNKFIGFWLFLGGETVLFATLFGTYLGLNRSVADGPGPGDLFHLDLVAIMTFILLTSSLTSVFATMAMKSNEYVKMQLWFGITVLLGLAFLGFEIYEFVAYVDQGLGFTTSGFSSAFYALVGFHGAHVLFGILWITTLMLQATKKRINLTTAPKFYLAGLYWHFVDVVWVFIFTVVYLMGIVGGGGH; this is translated from the coding sequence ATGTCCGCAAATCATGATGTTCAAACGTTACCTCCAGATCCTGAACGTGCAACGTTAGAAGGAAAAAATAAATTCATTGGATTTTGGCTATTCCTTGGTGGCGAAACTGTCTTATTCGCCACACTATTTGGAACCTATCTTGGCCTAAATCGGTCTGTTGCAGATGGACCTGGACCGGGAGATCTGTTTCACTTAGACCTCGTGGCGATTATGACTTTTATTCTACTCACGAGTAGTTTGACGAGTGTATTCGCCACCATGGCCATGAAGAGTAATGAATATGTGAAGATGCAACTGTGGTTTGGCATCACTGTACTCTTAGGGCTTGCTTTTTTAGGCTTTGAGATATATGAATTCGTGGCTTACGTAGATCAAGGTTTAGGGTTTACGACGAGCGGTTTTTCTTCAGCGTTCTATGCCCTTGTAGGCTTTCACGGCGCTCACGTACTCTTTGGGATCTTATGGATTACAACACTCATGTTACAGGCCACGAAAAAGCGGATTAACCTAACGACAGCGCCTAAGTTTTACCTAGCTGGCTTGTACTGGCACTTTGTCGATGTTGTATGGGTCTTTATCTTCACGGTTGTTTATCTTATGGGGATTGTTGGAGGTGGAGGACACTAA
- the coxB gene encoding cytochrome c oxidase subunit II — translation MRKWQIVQRFLPILTVMLLLAGCGAPELSALDPSGVVAEKQLSLIILSLAIMVFVFLVVIVIFTYVLIRYRAKPGQEDEIPEQVEGNHKLEIIWTVIPILLLIVLAIPTVMTTFTLAEEAPEEGDAMRVEVVANQYWWEFRYPDHGIVTAQELHIPTGEKVYVTLDSNDVIHSFWVPAIAGKMDNNPGLTNNFWLQADQAMTYDGRCTELCGPSHALMNFKVVAQEPDEFESWVESMQNFEDVAEEEVESEAVALGREVYATNCISCHAIDSTQEGGIGPNLAGFGDREFFAGLFMKPSDDPESANEELKSWIREPYKYKPDNNMPEFPESQISDEELDALVEYLHSLTLE, via the coding sequence ATGAGAAAGTGGCAAATCGTACAACGCTTCTTGCCTATCCTTACAGTCATGCTATTACTCGCTGGGTGCGGTGCGCCTGAGCTATCAGCATTGGACCCAAGCGGTGTAGTAGCCGAGAAGCAATTATCTCTAATTATACTTAGCTTAGCGATTATGGTCTTTGTCTTTCTTGTCGTTATCGTGATATTTACATATGTTTTGATACGATACCGAGCAAAACCGGGACAAGAAGATGAAATTCCAGAGCAGGTAGAAGGTAACCACAAGTTAGAAATTATATGGACTGTGATTCCAATTCTACTGTTAATCGTCTTAGCCATTCCGACTGTAATGACAACCTTCACTCTAGCAGAGGAAGCACCTGAAGAGGGAGATGCGATGAGAGTTGAGGTTGTGGCAAATCAATACTGGTGGGAGTTTAGATATCCTGATCACGGGATCGTTACGGCTCAGGAACTTCATATTCCTACAGGAGAAAAGGTTTATGTAACGTTAGATTCTAATGACGTGATACACTCTTTCTGGGTGCCAGCTATCGCCGGGAAGATGGATAATAACCCTGGTTTAACGAATAACTTCTGGTTACAAGCAGACCAAGCGATGACGTATGACGGTCGTTGTACAGAATTATGCGGACCTTCACACGCGTTAATGAACTTTAAGGTCGTAGCTCAGGAACCGGATGAATTTGAATCATGGGTGGAATCAATGCAAAACTTTGAAGATGTCGCTGAAGAAGAGGTTGAATCCGAAGCGGTTGCGTTAGGACGCGAAGTTTATGCGACGAATTGTATCAGTTGTCACGCTATTGACTCAACTCAGGAAGGCGGCATCGGCCCTAACCTTGCAGGGTTTGGAGATCGCGAATTTTTTGCAGGTCTATTTATGAAGCCAAGTGATGATCCTGAAAGTGCGAATGAAGAGCTAAAAAGCTGGATACGGGAACCTTATAAGTATAAGCCTGATAACAACATGCCTGAATTTCCAGAAAGTCAAATATCAGATGAAGAATTGGACGCACTAGTTGAGTATCTTCATTCGCTTACTCTTGAGTAA
- a CDS encoding cytochrome C oxidase subunit IV family protein produces the protein MEPKLNNETNVTPVTVQRKKTEHAREVTHHLWSFALSILLTVFAFAAVGLELIENTVLLGMFILLLAAIQATFQMLIWMHMNQKGHEFPTMFILSGVFVAIITVAALWLLIWW, from the coding sequence ATGGAACCAAAGTTAAATAATGAAACCAATGTCACCCCTGTTACGGTTCAACGTAAAAAAACAGAGCATGCGCGTGAGGTCACACACCATTTATGGTCATTTGCGTTATCGATTTTGTTGACTGTTTTTGCTTTTGCTGCAGTGGGGTTAGAACTCATTGAAAATACTGTTCTGTTAGGAATGTTTATCCTACTCTTAGCCGCGATTCAAGCGACATTCCAAATGTTAATATGGATGCACATGAATCAAAAAGGACATGAGTTTCCTACGATGTTTATCCTATCAGGCGTGTTTGTTGCCATTATTACGGTAGCCGCTTTATGGTTACTCATTTGGTGGTAA
- the tdh gene encoding L-threonine 3-dehydrogenase translates to MGGKMRAIVKHHAGFGAEMQMVDIPTIKPDEVLIQVKATSICGTDVHIYEWDEWSAARVNPPYVFGHEFAGKVVEVGSQVSNVSVGEHVSAETHIVCGSCPQCLTGDYHICKDTKIIGVDTQGCFAEYVALPAKNLWKNDPSLPFELASMQEPMGNAVQTVLSGPVVGKKVAVIGCGPIGLMAVSIAKASGAAEVIALDLNTYRLELAQKLGATQVINPGTEDPVEKVRALTHDNGVDVVLEMSGHPVAIDQGFKMVTNGGRVSMLGLPTRNVEVDITNDIVFKGIQVHGITGRKMFETWVQTAGLLKSGSVDLSSILTHTFKLEEFEKGFELMRSGKSGKIVLTL, encoded by the coding sequence TTGGGTGGAAAAATGAGGGCGATTGTCAAACATCATGCGGGTTTCGGTGCCGAGATGCAGATGGTCGATATCCCCACGATCAAACCTGATGAAGTACTAATACAAGTAAAAGCCACCTCCATATGCGGTACGGATGTGCACATATATGAATGGGATGAGTGGTCTGCCGCGCGCGTTAACCCTCCCTACGTTTTTGGGCATGAATTTGCCGGTAAGGTCGTAGAGGTTGGAAGCCAAGTATCAAATGTCAGTGTAGGGGAGCACGTGTCTGCTGAAACACATATCGTCTGTGGCAGCTGCCCCCAATGTTTAACGGGTGACTATCATATCTGTAAAGACACCAAGATTATCGGTGTTGATACACAAGGATGTTTTGCTGAATATGTCGCTTTACCTGCTAAGAATCTGTGGAAGAATGATCCGAGCTTACCGTTTGAGTTAGCATCAATGCAAGAGCCTATGGGGAATGCAGTTCAAACCGTTCTTTCAGGACCTGTTGTAGGTAAGAAGGTGGCTGTGATCGGTTGTGGACCTATAGGGCTGATGGCCGTATCTATAGCCAAAGCTTCAGGGGCAGCAGAAGTCATAGCACTCGACCTTAACACCTACCGTTTAGAGCTAGCACAAAAACTAGGTGCCACACAGGTCATTAATCCCGGTACTGAGGACCCGGTCGAGAAAGTGCGTGCTTTAACGCATGATAACGGGGTAGATGTCGTGCTAGAAATGTCAGGACACCCTGTGGCCATTGATCAAGGGTTTAAGATGGTCACAAATGGTGGTCGTGTGTCCATGCTGGGATTACCGACGCGAAATGTAGAGGTCGATATTACCAACGATATCGTGTTTAAAGGGATACAGGTACACGGGATAACAGGGCGTAAGATGTTTGAAACTTGGGTACAAACAGCCGGTCTACTAAAGTCTGGCTCAGTGGACTTAAGCTCAATCCTTACACATACGTTTAAACTAGAGGAGTTTGAAAAAGGATTCGAGTTAATGCGAAGTGGAAAATCTGGTAAAATTGTATTAACGCTTTAA
- a CDS encoding dipeptidase yields the protein MRIFDGHCDVLYKMWDRGEHTLFHEKADELHSSFGRLKNGGVKVQTMAIYVPHKVPVESRLSAGLHMVDIFYENILSQREDIVLIKGVEELNQLEHNEDKLYILLHIEGAEPLKGDLTQLRTFHRLGVRSLGFTWNYRNEAGDGVKERSPSGLSHFGLALLKEMNRLNMAVDISHLSEHGFWDCLDHTSQPIMASHCNARTLCDHPRNLYDEQIKAIFSQQGVIGINFVPYFLAKREQVDIKDILNHVEYMLSLGGENYIGFGSDFDGISQTVTGMEHSQKFSDLIEECLKHYSESIVQKLCFDNWKQYYMRLWKD from the coding sequence GTGAGAATATTTGATGGGCACTGTGACGTGTTGTATAAAATGTGGGATCGAGGGGAGCATACACTGTTCCATGAAAAAGCGGATGAATTACACAGTTCTTTTGGCAGGTTAAAGAACGGCGGTGTTAAGGTTCAAACGATGGCGATCTATGTCCCGCATAAGGTCCCGGTTGAGTCTAGACTCTCTGCTGGTCTACATATGGTGGATATCTTTTACGAGAACATACTGTCTCAACGAGAGGATATCGTGTTAATAAAGGGAGTGGAAGAACTAAATCAGCTTGAGCACAATGAAGACAAGCTTTATATTTTACTACATATAGAAGGAGCAGAGCCTTTAAAGGGAGACTTAACGCAACTAAGAACATTTCACCGCTTAGGGGTCCGAAGCTTAGGTTTTACTTGGAATTATCGTAATGAGGCTGGAGACGGAGTGAAGGAAAGATCGCCTAGTGGGTTATCTCACTTTGGACTGGCCTTACTAAAAGAGATGAATAGGCTCAACATGGCCGTTGATATATCTCACTTATCTGAACACGGCTTTTGGGATTGTCTCGATCATACTTCACAACCTATTATGGCCTCACACTGCAATGCAAGGACGCTATGTGACCATCCGCGCAACCTATATGATGAACAGATTAAAGCTATATTTAGTCAACAAGGGGTTATTGGCATTAATTTTGTTCCCTATTTTCTAGCAAAAAGAGAACAAGTCGATATAAAAGATATATTAAATCATGTCGAATATATGTTATCATTAGGAGGAGAAAACTACATAGGATTCGGTTCAGATTTTGATGGCATCTCTCAAACGGTCACAGGGATGGAGCATAGCCAGAAATTCAGTGATCTGATTGAAGAGTGTCTCAAGCATTATTCTGAATCTATTGTCCAAAAGTTGTGTTTTGATAACTGGAAACAATATTATATGAGATTGTGGAAAGACTAG
- the ctaD gene encoding cytochrome c oxidase subunit I: protein MSQAKKYTGVMDWLTTVDHKKIGILYLVAGAFFFLLGGIEAMLIRFQLMFPMNDLIGGEAYNQILTMHGTTMIFLAAMPILFGFMNVIIPLQIGARDVAYPFVNALGFWLFLAGGIILNVSWFMGGAPDAGWTAYVPLSTDFSGSGVDFYVLGLQVSGIGTLIGGINFLVTIINMRAPGMTFMRMPLFTWSSFIASGLILFAFPALTVGLALLMFDRVFGTAFFDPGLGGNVILWQHIFWIFGHPEVYILILPAFGIISEVIATFSRKRLFGYTAMVFATLLIGFLGFMVWVHHMFTVGLGPVANAIFAVLTMAIAVPTGIKIFNWLFTMWGGQIRFNTASLFAIGFIPTFVMGGVTGVMLSVPPADYQYHDTYFVVAHFHYVIVGGLAFGLFAAAFYWWPKIFGRMLSERLGKWTFWTFFFGFHFTFFPQHFLGLLGMPRRYFTYMPGQGLELGNMISTIGAIGMAVGSFLFIWNIIVSHRKGAEQAPADPWDGRTLEWSISSPPPEYNFKQSPLVRGIDTLWLEKMAGNKNVTPAEPLSDIHMPSPTIVPLFMSIGLFIAGLSLALRNWLPDVFQNAGIEASATTVVYVGAGVGIGITLICMLIRSLYDDHGYHIHVDELEDDGDKGVKA, encoded by the coding sequence ATGTCTCAAGCGAAGAAATATACAGGGGTCATGGATTGGCTAACGACTGTAGACCACAAGAAGATCGGTATATTATACCTCGTAGCGGGTGCGTTCTTCTTCCTGCTGGGTGGTATAGAGGCGATGTTAATTCGCTTTCAGTTAATGTTTCCAATGAATGACCTCATCGGTGGGGAAGCGTACAACCAAATTCTCACTATGCACGGTACAACGATGATATTTTTAGCAGCGATGCCTATACTGTTCGGTTTTATGAATGTGATTATTCCCTTACAGATCGGGGCGAGGGATGTAGCGTATCCATTTGTAAACGCATTAGGTTTCTGGCTCTTTTTGGCCGGGGGAATTATCCTTAACGTCAGTTGGTTCATGGGAGGTGCGCCTGACGCGGGTTGGACAGCGTATGTGCCACTTTCTACTGACTTCTCTGGATCCGGCGTAGATTTCTATGTACTAGGGCTCCAGGTTTCGGGGATCGGGACCCTTATTGGGGGCATTAACTTCCTCGTGACGATCATAAACATGCGTGCGCCCGGTATGACATTTATGAGAATGCCATTATTTACTTGGTCTTCTTTTATTGCCTCTGGTCTTATCTTGTTCGCTTTCCCTGCCTTAACGGTTGGTTTAGCCCTGCTGATGTTTGACCGTGTATTTGGAACGGCATTCTTTGATCCGGGGTTAGGTGGAAACGTGATACTATGGCAGCATATCTTCTGGATTTTCGGACACCCGGAAGTTTATATATTAATTCTGCCAGCTTTCGGTATTATATCTGAAGTGATTGCCACTTTCAGTAGAAAGCGTTTGTTTGGTTATACAGCGATGGTATTCGCGACACTACTGATCGGATTCCTAGGCTTCATGGTGTGGGTACACCACATGTTCACAGTTGGGCTTGGTCCAGTTGCTAACGCGATATTCGCCGTGTTAACAATGGCCATAGCCGTTCCAACAGGGATTAAGATCTTTAACTGGCTCTTTACGATGTGGGGAGGACAAATCAGATTTAATACAGCAAGCTTATTCGCCATCGGATTTATACCTACCTTCGTCATGGGTGGTGTAACCGGGGTCATGCTGAGTGTTCCTCCTGCCGACTATCAGTATCACGATACTTACTTTGTTGTGGCACACTTCCACTACGTTATTGTCGGTGGTTTAGCGTTCGGACTATTTGCAGCTGCATTTTACTGGTGGCCGAAAATCTTTGGGCGTATGCTTAGCGAAAGGTTAGGGAAATGGACTTTCTGGACGTTCTTTTTCGGTTTCCATTTCACGTTCTTCCCGCAGCACTTCTTAGGCCTGTTGGGAATGCCACGTCGTTACTTTACTTATATGCCGGGCCAAGGCTTAGAACTTGGTAACATGATTAGTACGATTGGGGCCATCGGAATGGCAGTCGGTTCTTTCCTATTTATCTGGAACATTATTGTTTCTCATCGTAAAGGGGCAGAGCAGGCACCAGCAGATCCATGGGATGGACGTACACTTGAATGGTCTATTTCTTCACCACCACCAGAGTATAACTTTAAGCAATCGCCTTTGGTACGTGGTATTGACACACTTTGGTTGGAAAAAATGGCTGGTAACAAGAATGTAACCCCTGCAGAGCCATTATCAGACATTCATATGCCTTCACCTACGATTGTGCCGTTGTTTATGTCTATTGGGTTATTTATCGCTGGCCTTTCACTAGCGTTACGGAACTGGTTACCAGACGTGTTCCAGAATGCGGGTATTGAAGCATCTGCAACGACCGTGGTTTACGTTGGTGCAGGCGTTGGTATTGGCATTACACTGATCTGTATGCTGATCCGTTCACTATATGATGACCATGGATATCATATCCACGTTGATGAACTAGAAGACGATGGTGATAAGGGGGTTAAGGCATAA
- a CDS encoding cytochrome c oxidase assembly protein translates to MQHHMVHDPGFFDLWRLDVTLVSIITLLGYLWWAGVIGQRYKGMDRVTPSKMTAFVTGIVLFALVKGSPLDYYGHHYLFSAHMLQMAVIYLVVPPLLLLGLSDSMVRPFVRIPLRKSCFLFFTHPLASIVIFNTLFSLYHLPLVFDKVMATPMLHTVFHSMMFMGAMLMWWPLMNLLVEYHKMRGLRKIAYIFGNGVLITPVCALIIFAPNVIYDAYRDAPQLFNILPVLDDQQLGGVIMKVIQELTYMTAIAIIFFKWAKEERQKEKMDDMTLVYARKQGATE, encoded by the coding sequence ATGCAGCATCACATGGTACATGACCCTGGCTTTTTTGACCTATGGCGTTTAGACGTCACTCTTGTATCTATTATTACGCTCTTAGGGTATTTATGGTGGGCCGGTGTCATAGGTCAGCGATATAAAGGAATGGACCGAGTGACCCCTTCAAAAATGACAGCATTTGTCACTGGAATCGTGTTATTCGCACTCGTGAAGGGATCGCCCCTCGACTATTATGGTCATCACTATTTATTTAGTGCACATATGCTTCAAATGGCCGTTATTTACTTAGTCGTTCCGCCTTTGTTGTTACTCGGTTTAAGCGACAGTATGGTACGTCCTTTTGTACGAATTCCCTTGAGAAAATCGTGTTTCTTATTTTTTACCCATCCTTTGGCTTCGATTGTCATATTTAACACACTGTTTTCCCTGTATCATCTGCCGCTTGTTTTTGACAAGGTCATGGCCACGCCCATGCTCCACACGGTCTTTCACTCCATGATGTTTATGGGAGCCATGCTCATGTGGTGGCCACTTATGAATTTGCTGGTAGAATATCACAAGATGAGAGGACTACGTAAGATCGCCTATATCTTTGGTAACGGTGTGTTGATTACGCCCGTATGTGCGCTCATTATCTTTGCTCCGAATGTCATTTATGATGCTTACCGTGATGCACCTCAATTGTTTAATATTTTACCGGTGTTAGATGATCAACAGCTCGGCGGCGTGATTATGAAAGTGATTCAAGAACTGACTTACATGACCGCCATCGCCATTATTTTCTTTAAATGGGCCAAGGAAGAGCGTCAAAAAGAAAAGATGGATGACATGACATTAGTCTATGCTCGTAAGCAAGGGGCTACAGAATAA
- a CDS encoding 2-oxoacid:ferredoxin oxidoreductase subunit beta produces the protein MATFKDFRNKVKPNWCPGCGDFSVQAAIQRASANIGLEPEDLVVASGIGCSGRISGYINAYGYHGIHGRVLPIAQGIKMANRDLKVIASGGDGDGFAIGMGHTVHAIRRNIDVTYIVMDNQIYGLTKGQTSPRSSTGFKTKSTPAGSIESSLNIMEMALTAGASFVAQSFSSDLKGLTKLIEQGLEHKGFSLINVFSPCVTFNKVNTYDWFKENLTDLSSVENYDPHNRMQAMQTLMEHEGLVTGLIYHDKDKPSYEDQVQGFKEEGLVKQPLEIGEEKFDQLCQQFM, from the coding sequence ATGGCTACGTTTAAAGATTTCCGAAACAAAGTAAAACCAAACTGGTGCCCAGGATGCGGTGACTTCTCTGTTCAGGCGGCTATACAACGGGCTTCTGCCAATATTGGTTTAGAGCCTGAAGACCTCGTCGTAGCCTCTGGTATTGGCTGCTCTGGCCGTATTTCAGGTTATATTAACGCCTATGGTTATCATGGTATTCATGGTCGTGTCCTTCCCATAGCCCAAGGGATTAAAATGGCCAATCGTGATTTAAAAGTGATCGCTTCTGGTGGTGATGGAGACGGATTCGCCATCGGGATGGGACACACCGTTCACGCTATCCGCCGTAATATAGATGTCACCTATATCGTCATGGATAACCAGATTTATGGGCTAACCAAGGGTCAGACATCGCCTCGCTCCTCAACGGGCTTTAAAACGAAGAGTACACCTGCGGGATCAATTGAATCTTCTCTTAACATCATGGAGATGGCTTTAACAGCTGGTGCTTCATTCGTCGCTCAAAGCTTTTCAAGTGATCTAAAAGGTTTAACAAAACTGATTGAGCAAGGTTTAGAACACAAAGGCTTCTCGCTCATTAATGTATTTAGTCCTTGTGTCACCTTTAATAAAGTGAATACGTATGATTGGTTCAAAGAGAATTTAACGGACCTATCCAGCGTTGAAAATTATGATCCTCATAACCGGATGCAAGCGATGCAGACTCTAATGGAACATGAAGGTCTTGTCACAGGCCTGATTTATCATGATAAAGATAAACCTTCTTATGAAGATCAGGTTCAAGGATTTAAAGAAGAAGGATTAGTGAAGCAGCCACTAGAAATCGGGGAAGAGAAGTTTGATCAGCTCTGTCAACAGTTCATGTAA
- a CDS encoding 2-oxoacid:acceptor oxidoreductase subunit alpha, whose translation MINQLSWKVGGQQGEGIESTGEIFATALNRLGYHLYGYRHFSSRIKGGHTNNKIRVSTEASRSISDDLDILVAFDQETIDVNIHELSDKGIVIADSKFEPFIPEGFNGDLYSIPFTKIADELGTSLMKNMVAVGASSAALGLDTEPFQNVVAEVFAKKGQKIIDMNVNAVNEGAKYFNDQANGVIETLRLEQGDGKQRMFMIGNDAIGLGAIAAGCRFMAAYPITPASEIMEYLIKKLPDFGGTVIQTEDEIAAVTMAIGANYGGARSFTASAGPGLALMTEAIGLSGITETPLVIVDTQRGGPSTGLPTKQEQGDMNALVYGSPGEIPKIVLTPSTVEDCFYDTVEAFNLAEEYQCPVIIATDLALSLGKQSVEPLDYSKVDIRRGKLLDEVPEHEGDLFKRYEVTEDGISPRSIPGQKNGIHHVTGVEHNEVGRPSEDNQNRKDQMDKRLRKLENFEYPNALQTDCEHETPDVLIVGIGSTYGTISEAKSRLEAEGVKVNHVHPRLILPFPTEAFSPYIQSAKKVVVVENNASGQLADLMKLHLDDKEKIHSVLKYDGNPFLPFEIHQKVKELV comes from the coding sequence ATGATCAATCAACTTTCATGGAAAGTTGGCGGACAGCAAGGGGAAGGTATTGAAAGTACTGGAGAAATATTTGCAACAGCCTTAAATCGATTGGGCTATCATTTGTATGGATATCGTCACTTCTCCTCCAGAATTAAGGGCGGACATACGAATAACAAAATTCGCGTAAGTACAGAAGCATCACGTTCAATTTCCGACGATTTAGATATTTTAGTTGCATTTGACCAAGAAACGATCGATGTGAATATACATGAATTATCCGATAAAGGGATCGTCATCGCCGATAGCAAATTTGAGCCTTTCATACCAGAAGGGTTTAACGGAGACCTATACTCTATTCCGTTCACTAAAATAGCGGATGAGCTTGGTACTTCTCTCATGAAAAACATGGTGGCCGTTGGGGCATCGAGTGCAGCATTAGGTCTTGATACAGAACCGTTCCAAAATGTCGTTGCCGAAGTCTTTGCTAAGAAGGGACAAAAAATTATCGACATGAATGTCAATGCTGTAAATGAAGGGGCGAAGTATTTTAATGACCAGGCCAATGGTGTCATCGAAACGCTACGTCTTGAGCAAGGGGACGGAAAACAGCGTATGTTCATGATCGGAAATGACGCGATTGGTTTAGGCGCTATTGCAGCTGGATGTCGCTTTATGGCCGCTTATCCAATCACGCCCGCATCTGAAATTATGGAGTATCTAATTAAAAAGCTACCCGATTTTGGCGGAACAGTTATCCAAACGGAAGATGAGATTGCAGCCGTGACGATGGCCATTGGAGCGAATTATGGTGGCGCGAGATCGTTTACTGCCTCTGCCGGCCCAGGGCTTGCACTCATGACGGAGGCCATCGGCTTGTCAGGAATTACTGAAACGCCTTTGGTCATTGTTGATACACAACGCGGCGGACCTAGTACTGGTTTACCAACCAAGCAAGAACAAGGGGACATGAATGCTTTAGTTTATGGTTCTCCAGGTGAAATACCTAAGATTGTGTTGACACCAAGCACAGTTGAAGATTGTTTCTATGATACGGTAGAAGCTTTTAACCTGGCAGAAGAATACCAGTGCCCTGTTATTATAGCAACGGATTTAGCCTTATCTCTAGGTAAACAATCCGTTGAACCTTTAGATTATAGTAAAGTTGACATACGACGCGGAAAATTACTAGACGAAGTTCCCGAACACGAAGGGGATTTATTCAAACGTTATGAGGTCACGGAGGATGGTATATCGCCACGGTCAATTCCAGGACAGAAAAACGGGATTCACCATGTCACTGGTGTAGAACATAACGAAGTGGGACGCCCGTCTGAAGATAATCAAAATCGTAAAGACCAAATGGATAAACGACTCCGTAAGCTAGAGAACTTCGAGTATCCTAATGCCTTACAAACAGACTGTGAACACGAAACACCTGATGTTCTCATTGTAGGCATTGGCTCCACGTACGGCACGATTAGTGAAGCAAAATCAAGGCTTGAGGCTGAAGGCGTGAAAGTCAATCATGTGCACCCTCGTCTCATTTTACCTTTCCCTACGGAAGCATTTTCACCATACATTCAATCAGCGAAAAAAGTGGTTGTTGTTGAGAATAACGCGTCTGGGCAATTAGCTGATCTTATGAAGCTTCATCTTGACGACAAAGAAAAGATTCACAGTGTATTGAAGTATGATGGAAATCCATTTTTGCCATTCGAAATTCATCAAAAAGTGAAGGAGCTGGTCTAG